ATTGAACGTACGTTATATCGAAGACAATTCTCTAGAAAGGTTCGCCTTTCCTCAGGTCTTACGTTGATTCCGCGTCTACCTTTTCGGGAATTTTTAATGGATTCCAGTTTTCCAGTTATCTTAGCTGGTTTACGTTTCAACAATTCTGTTTCATTTGTTTCAATCGAATGCATATCGGAATCTGCTAGTCCCTTAAAGTGACCCCAAAGACTGTGCGCTTCTGGTGTATTAAGTTTACCTTTCATGAAATCTTTCTGTGAATATAGATACTTGTGTCGTAAGTTCACCAGTTTTCGTGCAGGAAAGTTTCCATATCGGGCCATCCGCCTTTGAACTGTACAGAATAGGTAAGCCCACGGCTTCCCAGATCGTCGAACGTCTTCCATGTTGACCTCCAGACAACATTTCAGAAGGGCTTGAAGCTCGGaggcatcgaaaaaaaacatatcgatATCCTTCTGCGGTAGAAAGGCAGTTTGGTTTCCAGACAATTTTTCACAACACCGTTCaagaaaaacaatacaaaataaCACAGTTACACGCTTACACTGTATCACCCATGAGTGCAATATTTGTATGCAAAATACCTATATGTTACGAGCTCCGAAACCTTGTTATGcttaatttgaatgaattaaacaaattcaaatttcatttaaaattagaatgaattgtcatattaaattttaacgAACCGAAGCTGATGATTATGTACTACTACTAAAAGAAGGCTTAATTATTTCGCCGTtggaaaaaaacaatctattgATTGTTAGTTCCctataattaaatatttgaattttttgtttacacCATATTTTTCGCGATTTCCAACATCAATTTCAGAACTCAGGTATGACTTCGGATGCATATTGAGAATAACAAGTGTTCACATTTTTCCCTTATTATTGCTAACCGTCACCCACTCACAACTCAACAGATTTATCCGGGTGACGTTTTACCAAATGTATCTCGAATGCTGCGtctttgacaaaaagttcgctaCAATAAGCACACTTGATTTGATAGACGCTAGCCTCGCCATTCCTTTTGTGTCGTTGAAAATGGCTGTGATTGTTGGACtcgttgtttgttttattttcacagAATGGACAGCCAAACGGTCGAAGGTCAGTGTGCTTGCAACGGACATGAAGGAACAAACGCTTCCTGAAATTGAGAaagaaaatgttaaataatgttaaaaattttaagctttttgTGAGCTCTTGAAGAGTTCTGGTATTTACTTACTTGACGTGTGTAACGAAGTCACACTGCTTACAGCGGTATTTACACAATCCAAGATGTTTAGACCTATAATGATCTGTAAGTCGGGCTTTCCTTGCGTACTCGTTACCACATTCAGAACATTTATGTTTGCCCTTTTGAATATGCAGAATCTAAAATGAACGAATCAAATCCAAAAAGACTCACGGATTAACTCTTGTTTATcataatttctaaatatttgagAGATATTACCTCATGATCCTTCCAAGTGGTCCAGCTGTGGAATACTCGTTCGCAATATTTACAACTGTATTGTCGTTTTTTAGTGTGAATATTTTCATGTCGTCTCAGGTATCTTATGTTGGCGAAAACACGGTCACAAAATGTGCAGGTAAATTCTTCTGCAGAATGGATCTGCATATGCGCTACGAAATCACCTCCTCGAATTACGACCCCACAAACATCACACTGTCGGGGAAGTTTTGCGACATCCGCCCTGAACAGACGTGTCTGCTCGCGGATCTGCTTTTTTGTGAATTCAATATTCAACGGCCCATCTGTCCATTCATAGTTATTCGTTTCGGATTCTTTTGAATCCTCTTCTAGAATTTCTGTATCATTGCTTATGTTTTCACATTCTAGAACTTTGTCAGAAAACTCCTTTTcagtgttttgttttggttgatTGATAGTTTCGGATGCTGCATCGTTTTTCTTATCTTCTTCACAATCCGATTCGTCATCAGTAATATGTGTTCCCCATAATTCTTTAGCTTCTGGCTCTGCTAACTTACCAGCGTTGAAAGCTTTGTGTGCATTTTTATACCATATTTGAAGAGATTTAACTGATCGCACCGGAAACCCTCCTTCAATCATTCTTTCCCGCACCTTTCCCAGTAATTGTAACCATCGACCTTTACCGGAAACCCGTAtcttttcaactttcaaatcAATGCAATTCTTCAGCAAGAGTTGTCTTTCTTcagattttatatttattcCACGCTTAcgctttccattattttttacgGTTACCAGTTGTTCAGACGAGACTTCAACCGAAGCTTTAGCAAGATTTTCGAGATCGATATCATTAAGTATCATTTCGTCTTTCACCAGAAAGGATTCTTGTTCGCCTTCGTCAAATCCAAGGAAAGTATCGTTCATTATTTCGTCAATATGAGCGCAATCGTTTTTATTCGCGTAACTATCTAAGACCTCTACActtatttccattaaattttttcgacatttttccaCGAAATCGAAAAGCTCTTCTATGAAGGAtgaacatttttcacaaatggCTAGTTTTACATCACCGTCGCAGAATATCTATATAATAGAAATGTAttaattaactttaaaataataaactcGTTTCTATGAATTGTACAATTATTTACTTACCTTGATATTCAAACAATCCTGGATAATGTCCCAATAAGTATTTCCATTGGCACTCTGTGTTAATAAAGGCTTCATCCCTCTTGTATTTGAAGTCTTACAgatgctacaatttttttcggaTTCCTGAATTGGAGGATCTTCGTTAAGCAACTCTGTTCCAAACGGTTCCTGGTTTTGGATTGCTTCAGTTTTAGTCCCGGATATGACGTTATCTTCTACACAATGCTCACGTTTTACATTAAATCCGTGGACACTTGTTTCCGGTATTTCAATGAATTCCAATTCTCCAGTTATTTGTGCTGGTTCTACATCATGACCCCAAAGACTGTGAGCTTCCGGTGAGTTtagttttccttttttaaaacttttatgtgCTGCTAAATACTTATTGCGGTAGCTTGCTGGTGTTCGCGGTGGAAAGATCACATTTTGGGCCATCCGTTTTTGAACCATGCAGAATAGGAAAGCCCAAGGCTTCCCAGACTGACGAACGGTTTCCACATTGGCATCTAGGCAGCATTTGAGAAGAGCTTGCAGCTCGGAGGAATCAAAATGAACCAACCGCCCTACCATATCActgtttcaagaaaaaatttcattgaacttTTTGTAGCACCGCGGGTTTTGAAATCAATCGGTTTTCCACGCTCATTCTGTGTTACCCAGAGCACGAATTATAATTAGTCAGAAACGAGTTTTGAagcttattttaaatataaagtataaaatttttaagggGAGAGATCACcgtgtatttatttttttggaaattttgagcgTAGACCATAGGAAGAAAGTTGGACCCGAATGACAATTGTTAAAGAGTCTTTTACAAAtcttattaataataataataacaggAAGAAAGTTACTAAGGTGTTGAAAGGAACGAGGAGCATTttgaatagaagcttgaccacatacatACTGAATTTTTTGTCCACCACCAATCAATTGTATCGAAGAAGAAGTACCGAACAGAGCCGACACTTCGTTCTGCGATGCAGTTGATtacactgagtaacaaaaaaagattttttgaaaatagtccagggttttccaactgaattagactaatattgacgccctaagtccgaaaatgaccatggttttgttcaatcaggtcaggatattagaatacataaatttttaaaagtcgatttttcgccaaaaaacaaatttctgcaATTCCTCAGCTGAGAAACCCCTGACGATTTCTCGGTTTTTCTTAAGAAATAAAAGTCAACATATGCAAATTCtatcagtttttatttaatctaaGAAATTTGATAAGCATATTAGCATAATATTAGTATAAGAATGAGCGTAACGAGACACAAACGTTTAGAGTTTACGGCATAAATCGCCGTTTCTTCGATTCCCGTTTGTGAGCAGCTGCTGGGTTGTCTCTCTTCAGCGACCAGCAGTAGTCCGCCATCATGAATGCGTCCCACCTCCCCTGGTACCTCTCCTCCATTAGGCGCATGTCTTGATGGAACCTTTCTCCCTGCTCGTCGCTCATCGCCCCTAGGTTTTCAGGAAACTTCTCCATATATGAGAACAAGAAGTGCATCTACTCATCAAACACCCCAGTTTTTGGAAGGCCTCTATCATGCAGTTGACGAGTGTGGCGTGGTTTGCTGCCTTCGTGTTCCCCAGGAAGTTGATCACCACCTGCACAAACGATTTCCACGCAGCGCGCTCTAGTGTGTTCATGGAGTTTTCAAACTCTGCGTCCTTCATCAGCTGCCGTATCTGTGGGCCATCGAAAATGCCTGCCTTCAGCTTCTCAATGGTCAGTCGAGGAAAGGCTTTGCACAGGTAGTTTAAGCATTTCCCATCCTTGTCCAGGGCGCGTGTGAACTTTTTCATTAACCCTAGCTTCATGTGTAGTGGTGGGATCAATATCTTCTCCCGGTCAACAAGAGGTTCGTTTATGATGTTTCTCGCCCCAGGTACTAACTGCTCTCGTGCCGGTCACTCTTTCTTAACATAGTGGTGGGCCCTGTCTCGACTGACCCACATACATATAAAGCATGGGTACTTCGTGAACCCGAACTGTTGACCAAGTAGAAAGTTCACCATCTTGAAGTCGACACAGATGCACGTCGAGCACGTACTTCACTGCTTCATATTTCTCTACAAGAGTTGTGGAGTGCGCAAGAGAGATTGAGGCGAACTGGTTCCCGTTGTGGAGGAGCACACACTTCAAAGAGCGCTTACAGCTGTCAATAAACAGTCGTCATTCTCTCGGATCGTAGTGAGGAGCCCCGAGTTTAACAATAAGAAGACCGGCGACATCTCGGCAGTACACTAGGTCTTCCTCCTGGCAGAAGTTGCCCATGTAGTCCTTATGCCTTCTACGAAAGTAAGTGATACGCGCGTCCTCGCCAAGTAGATTTTTCTCTTTGAGTCTGGAGGCCAACAGCACGGAGGAAGTCTTTGACAAGCTGAGATCCCGAACAAAATCATTAAGCTCACATTGTGAAAAGGGCCGCGGACCATCTCGTGCTTCATACTCTTCTGCATATCCTCCCTCTTCTGTACTGGTAGTGGTGGCCTCGTCGTCGCTGTGAGGAAGCTCTGTGAACGATGGTACAGGAATTTCTTCGCAGTGAGCAACTGGACGGCGAGCAGATGGAAGGTCGGGGTACTGGAGGCTGTGCCGATTCTTCCGGTTGATACCAGTAGTATTGATTGCGCAGAAGTAACAATCCGATGCATGGTCAGACGGCTCCCTCCAAACCATCAGTATCCCGAACTTCAGTGAAGTTTTCGTGCCCTTCGTCCACCGCCGGAGGTATTCCACGCACGTGCGGTGCCCAGGACTTGTCTTGGTCACCCAGCTTGACTGTAAAGTAAGCCTTGTAGGCGCTCTTCACAAAGCCTGTGATGTTCTTCCTGTCCGCTGCCAGCGTGTATTCTCCGCAGATGTAGCAGAAAACGTCAGGCTTATTCATGCATGAATGTCGAGCAGGCGCCATATTAATAACCTGAAATAGTAATAGAAATATGTAGCCTACTTTcagataataaattttgttaattttgttaataagttaattttataattacatAGATTGAACTCAAAACCCCTATTACTATAGCATATTGAAGCGTATATAGCCATATggctgtatctcaaaaagttgacctgatacagcaaaatcaatgtgatattctaactcaggacacaaaaattagtctaaatcagctgagaaaccccagactattttttTGCTGTCACCCAGTGTTATGGATGGCTCGACCTCCATATGGAtacacatgtgccgaacggacaagtTCGGCGTGGTGTTTTAGTGATCGGGTCCCAAGTATCGGAAATCTGTGATAGTTTCACTACGGAGAGATG
The genomic region above belongs to Uranotaenia lowii strain MFRU-FL unplaced genomic scaffold, ASM2978415v1 HiC_scaffold_146, whole genome shotgun sequence and contains:
- the LOC129759383 gene encoding zinc finger protein 82 homolog produces the protein MVGRLVHFDSSELQALLKCCLDANVETVRQSGKPWAFLFCMVQKRMAQNVIFPPRTPASYRNKYLAAHKSFKKGKLNSPEAHSLWGHDVEPAQITGELEFIEIPETSVHGFNVKREHCVEDNVISGTKTEAIQNQEPFGTELLNEDPPIQESEKNCSICKTSNTRGMKPLLTQSANGNTYWDIIQDCLNIKIFCDGDVKLAICEKCSSFIEELFDFVEKCRKNLMEISVEVLDSYANKNDCAHIDEIMNDTFLGFDEGEQESFLVKDEMILNDIDLENLAKASVEVSSEQLVTVKNNGKRKRGINIKSEERQLLLKNCIDLKVEKIRVSGKGRWLQLLGKVRERMIEGGFPVRSVKSLQIWYKNAHKAFNAGKLAEPEAKELWGTHITDDESDCEEDKKNDAASETINQPKQNTEKEFSDKVLECENISNDTEILEEDSKESETNNYEWTDGPLNIEFTKKQIREQTRLFRADVAKLPRQCDVCGVVIRGGDFVAHMQIHSAEEFTCTFCDRVFANIRYLRRHENIHTKKRQYSCKYCERVFHSWTTWKDHEILHIQKGKHKCSECGNEYARKARLTDHYRSKHLGLCKYRCKQCDFVTHVKKRLFLHVRCKHTDLRPFGCPFCENKTNNESNNHSHFQRHKRNGEASVYQIKCAYCSELFVKDAAFEIHLVKRHPDKSVEL